A genomic window from Sphingobacterium spiritivorum includes:
- the pyrR gene encoding bifunctional pyr operon transcriptional regulator/uracil phosphoribosyltransferase PyrR: MKQSILLDGPKFQITIKRLCQQLIENHGDFSNAALVGIQPRGTYLAKRLSKELEIMLGHPVPTGILDITFFRDDFRREGSNPLLANSTEIDFIVEGKNVVFVDDVLWTGRTIRSAMDAIQAFGRAKRIELLVLVDRRFSRQIPIEPDYIGIQVDSIDSQKVAVNWEEVDGMDSITLLTEKK; encoded by the coding sequence ATGAAACAGTCGATTTTATTAGACGGTCCCAAATTTCAAATAACAATCAAGAGACTTTGCCAACAATTGATTGAAAATCACGGTGATTTTTCAAATGCAGCATTGGTGGGTATCCAACCCAGGGGCACGTATTTAGCTAAACGTTTATCCAAAGAATTGGAAATTATGCTGGGCCATCCGGTTCCGACAGGTATTCTGGATATAACATTCTTCCGTGATGATTTCAGACGCGAAGGTTCTAACCCACTCCTTGCCAACAGTACCGAAATAGATTTCATTGTGGAAGGCAAAAATGTCGTTTTTGTAGATGATGTACTCTGGACAGGCCGTACCATCCGATCCGCTATGGATGCTATTCAGGCATTCGGAAGAGCCAAAAGAATCGAATTACTGGTATTGGTAGATCGTCGTTTTTCTCGTCAGATCCCTATAGAACCTGATTATATTGGTATACAGGTCGACTCCATTGACTCGCAGAAAGTTGCAGTAAACTGGGAAGAGGTCGACGGTATGGATAGCATTACGTTACTGACAGAAAAAAAATAA
- a CDS encoding tetratricopeptide repeat protein, giving the protein MNKNIYKVGIALSLMTTPVFAQQTAWQDLNKAFKSGMELFERGKFSSAAKQFDKVEEIRTKSTLQLDENEELTLLKENVRYYQAICALELGDSDAEGRFLKYIKDYPASPNSKAAYFQIGRSYYAKKDYKKAIEWFTKIDGKNLAGAENTEYRFKLAYSRFMTEDYTSAKPVFESLKDQKSEYQEASIYYYAYLCYLDAEYKTALNEFERLQGSKTYESSYPYYITALYFLDKRYDDVLNYALPILQTTKQDNETDMFRVIAATYFIKGDLKKSKEYYDKFQSQDQGKTQNNQDSYQIGYINYKLGDYDKAITELEKMTEPDAYYQSAMITLGDAFLKKGNKQSARNAFFRASKLDFDPQLKEEGLFNYAKLSYELEFHQVALDAIQEYIKTYPNNVRNEEAQTLYAEILLSTKNYRAAVDVLESVKKRGKEANAAYQKVTYYRGLEYYNERAFENAISMFMRSEANRYDEEINALAIYWKAEAMYEVRKYKEATANFNKFLSLPAARNTDVYNYANYALAYAAFRNENYNTSANYFERFLSMGGKEGIELNTRNDAIARLADSYFSLKNYGRAMTEYDKLINSKAQSQDYALFQRGIIQGLQGNSSGKIATLQSVVQKYPKSNYADDVAFEIPYTYFTLGQYDQAISGLQSMVEKYPRSSYVPRALVTIGLVQYNQDNNDAALKTFQRVVDQYSTTDEAKQAMRSIENIYLDKGDATGYIRYATGTNIGDLSTSEQDSRAFSTATTLFSRGNYQGAVEAVNAYFDKFPKPIQEKYARFIRAESNAALGKNQEALHDYNIILNDWTSAYTERALVSVSQLYLKQKQYNEAVQQLKKLELTSEYKSNYAYAINNLLVSYFNIGDYKETLNYAALVKNYEKSSEEEIGTAHLYAAKAYLATSKPAEATKELNLAALKSKTATGAEARYLVAEQQLKAKEYDKAIKSAFDISDSFSSYDYWVAKGFILMADAYTGKGDAFQAKSTLESIIDNYENKEDGILKTAKEKLQKLNTTKK; this is encoded by the coding sequence ATGAATAAAAATATTTACAAAGTAGGTATTGCTCTGAGTTTAATGACCACGCCGGTTTTTGCGCAGCAGACGGCCTGGCAAGATCTGAATAAAGCCTTCAAGTCCGGTATGGAGCTTTTTGAAAGAGGAAAATTCAGTTCAGCAGCCAAACAGTTTGATAAAGTGGAAGAGATCAGGACCAAATCTACTTTGCAATTAGACGAAAATGAGGAGTTGACTCTGCTGAAAGAGAATGTACGCTACTATCAGGCGATCTGTGCCTTAGAGCTTGGTGACTCAGATGCTGAGGGAAGATTTTTGAAGTACATCAAAGATTATCCGGCGAGTCCTAATTCCAAAGCCGCATACTTCCAGATCGGTCGTTCGTATTACGCAAAAAAAGACTATAAAAAAGCCATTGAATGGTTTACGAAGATCGATGGTAAAAATCTGGCCGGAGCCGAAAATACAGAGTACCGTTTTAAGTTAGCGTATTCCCGGTTTATGACAGAAGATTATACTTCTGCAAAACCCGTATTCGAATCACTGAAAGACCAGAAAAGTGAATATCAGGAAGCATCGATCTATTACTACGCATACTTGTGCTATCTGGATGCTGAATATAAAACTGCACTTAATGAATTTGAACGCCTTCAGGGATCAAAAACTTATGAAAGCAGTTATCCGTATTACATCACAGCTTTATACTTCCTGGACAAGCGATATGATGATGTACTGAACTATGCATTACCTATTCTGCAGACAACAAAACAAGATAACGAAACAGATATGTTCCGTGTTATCGCAGCAACGTATTTTATCAAGGGTGATCTGAAAAAATCTAAAGAGTATTACGATAAATTCCAGTCCCAGGATCAGGGTAAAACACAGAATAATCAAGACAGTTACCAGATCGGTTATATAAATTACAAGCTGGGTGATTATGACAAAGCAATCACTGAACTGGAAAAAATGACCGAACCGGATGCCTATTACCAAAGTGCGATGATCACATTGGGAGATGCATTCCTGAAAAAAGGAAATAAACAAAGTGCCCGTAATGCTTTTTTCCGTGCATCAAAATTAGACTTTGATCCGCAACTGAAGGAAGAAGGGCTTTTCAATTATGCTAAGTTGTCTTATGAGCTGGAATTCCATCAGGTTGCTTTGGATGCCATTCAGGAATATATAAAGACCTACCCTAACAATGTGCGTAATGAAGAAGCACAGACATTGTATGCCGAGATTCTGTTGAGTACCAAAAATTACAGAGCAGCGGTGGATGTATTGGAGTCGGTTAAGAAAAGAGGTAAAGAAGCTAATGCAGCTTATCAGAAGGTAACATATTACCGCGGTCTGGAATATTACAATGAGCGTGCTTTTGAAAATGCGATATCCATGTTTATGCGTTCTGAAGCGAACCGTTATGATGAAGAGATCAATGCACTGGCCATTTACTGGAAAGCAGAAGCCATGTATGAGGTCAGAAAATATAAAGAGGCAACCGCTAACTTCAATAAGTTTCTGAGTCTTCCTGCAGCCAGAAATACCGATGTCTATAATTATGCAAATTATGCCTTAGCGTATGCTGCTTTCAGAAATGAAAACTACAATACATCGGCAAACTACTTTGAACGTTTTCTTTCCATGGGCGGCAAAGAGGGCATCGAACTTAATACCCGTAATGATGCTATCGCACGTCTGGCAGATTCGTACTTTTCATTAAAAAACTACGGTCGGGCAATGACTGAGTACGACAAGCTGATCAATTCCAAGGCACAAAGTCAGGATTATGCTTTATTCCAGCGTGGAATTATTCAGGGATTACAAGGAAACAGCAGTGGCAAGATCGCTACCCTGCAGTCTGTAGTACAAAAGTATCCGAAGTCTAATTATGCAGATGATGTGGCTTTTGAAATCCCTTACACATACTTTACACTGGGACAGTATGATCAGGCGATTTCAGGATTACAATCGATGGTAGAAAAATACCCTCGAAGCAGCTATGTTCCACGTGCTTTGGTGACTATCGGTCTGGTACAATATAATCAGGATAATAACGACGCCGCTTTAAAAACTTTCCAACGTGTGGTAGATCAGTATTCTACTACGGACGAGGCTAAGCAAGCGATGCGTTCGATTGAAAATATTTATCTGGATAAAGGAGATGCAACAGGATATATCCGCTATGCAACAGGTACTAATATCGGAGACCTTTCAACATCTGAACAAGATTCGCGTGCATTCTCTACTGCGACTACACTATTCTCCAGAGGTAATTATCAGGGAGCAGTAGAAGCCGTAAATGCATATTTTGATAAATTCCCTAAACCTATTCAGGAGAAATACGCACGATTTATCCGTGCAGAAAGTAACGCTGCTTTAGGTAAAAATCAGGAAGCATTACACGATTACAATATTATTCTTAATGACTGGACCAGTGCTTATACAGAACGGGCATTAGTAAGTGTTTCGCAGCTTTATCTGAAACAAAAACAATATAATGAAGCCGTTCAGCAATTGAAAAAACTGGAATTGACCTCAGAATACAAGTCTAATTATGCATATGCGATCAACAATCTTTTGGTCAGTTATTTTAATATCGGAGATTACAAAGAGACATTGAATTATGCTGCGTTAGTCAAAAACTACGAAAAGTCTTCAGAGGAAGAAATCGGTACAGCTCACCTTTACGCTGCTAAAGCATATCTGGCAACAAGCAAGCCTGCTGAAGCAACTAAAGAACTGAATCTGGCGGCATTGAAAAGCAAAACGGCAACAGGAGCAGAAGCAAGATACTTGGTCGCTGAGCAACAGTTGAAAGCGAAAGAATACGATAAAGCAATTAAATCAGCTTTTGATATTTCAGATTCATTTTCTTCGTATGATTATTGGGTAGCAAAAGGATTTATTTTGATGGCAGATGCATATACCGGTAAAGGAGATGCATTCCAGGCCAAATCAACTTTAGAAAGTATCATCGATAACTATGAAAATAAGGAAGATGGTATTCTGAAAACAGCTAAAGAAAAATTACAAAAATTAAATACAACAAAGAAATAG
- a CDS encoding TonB-dependent receptor, with product MMKLQNTVFKKCAVVTLLLGAGFNGFAQQEPTDKKPVTIDSFDVVRDYKPILADAVKIRRSPDMTNKRSYMPKLTYGNVVDKKLDINTGLYKLDVKETPFSQINDQTSNYVKLGIGNFNTILGEGYFSYDQYENVRIGGFVKHLSQKGDIENQRFSKQEVGVFGRRVYDAFTVDGLVGYNRYATRFYGNPLDVNGVSLNPDPEKQAFNDIYFTGELTSNYDPNNENALSYSAKADAYTYKDQFAAKENSIALSGYLNKRMRAFNIGANLSVDVNSINGTDNVDGKTKNSVASINPYISFKGDNYVITLGANLVSEFGDSSRFNVFPSAEVDFSLVPEYIHLFGGVNGNVKKASLRSFTNQNPYLSPDLSMINTIERLNFFGGIKGNAGATFGYKVQVMYKQIEGLPLFVNNRETPYRFDLVYDGLGEDAAKYFGLQGEINVRLSDVVNLGGRLNIDQYTMQQEEEAWHMPKMKLAANARFNISEKLYIDAEALFQGDTYAREYTYTVNGSTVDISQGYKKVTLPSFFDLNAGAEYRATKHLGIFVKANNIFNKEYQRYQYYPRLGFNILGGLNYSF from the coding sequence ATGATGAAGTTGCAAAATACTGTGTTTAAGAAATGTGCCGTGGTAACCTTGTTATTAGGCGCAGGTTTTAATGGATTTGCTCAGCAAGAGCCTACAGACAAAAAACCAGTAACGATTGATTCGTTTGATGTTGTGCGTGATTATAAGCCTATTCTTGCGGATGCGGTGAAAATCCGTCGTAGTCCCGACATGACCAACAAAAGAAGCTACATGCCAAAATTGACATATGGTAATGTAGTAGATAAAAAATTGGACATCAATACCGGTCTTTATAAGCTTGATGTTAAGGAAACTCCTTTTTCTCAGATTAATGATCAGACCAGCAATTATGTGAAATTAGGTATCGGTAATTTTAATACTATCCTGGGAGAGGGATATTTCTCCTACGATCAATATGAAAATGTAAGAATCGGTGGTTTTGTGAAGCATCTGAGCCAAAAGGGTGATATCGAAAATCAACGTTTTTCAAAACAAGAAGTAGGTGTATTTGGCAGACGTGTCTATGATGCCTTTACCGTTGATGGATTAGTCGGATATAATCGCTATGCCACCCGCTTCTACGGAAACCCGTTGGATGTAAATGGTGTATCACTGAATCCGGATCCGGAGAAACAAGCTTTCAATGATATCTATTTCACCGGAGAGCTGACCAGCAACTACGATCCAAACAATGAAAATGCACTGAGCTACTCAGCAAAAGCGGATGCTTATACATACAAAGACCAGTTTGCGGCCAAGGAAAACTCTATTGCCTTGTCAGGTTACCTGAACAAGAGAATGCGTGCATTCAATATCGGAGCAAACCTTAGTGTGGATGTAAATAGTATTAACGGTACTGACAATGTAGACGGCAAAACCAAGAACTCTGTTGCCAGTATCAATCCATACATCAGCTTCAAAGGAGATAATTATGTGATTACATTAGGAGCTAATTTAGTTTCAGAATTCGGAGATTCTTCCCGGTTCAATGTATTTCCTTCTGCAGAAGTAGACTTCTCCTTAGTTCCGGAATATATTCATCTGTTCGGGGGGGTAAACGGAAATGTTAAGAAAGCATCTTTGCGCTCATTCACCAATCAGAATCCTTACCTGAGTCCTGATCTGAGTATGATCAATACTATAGAAAGATTGAATTTCTTCGGAGGTATAAAAGGAAATGCCGGAGCAACATTTGGCTATAAGGTACAGGTAATGTACAAACAAATTGAAGGACTTCCTTTATTTGTCAATAACAGAGAAACACCTTACCGTTTTGATCTTGTTTACGACGGATTGGGAGAAGATGCTGCTAAATATTTCGGTTTACAGGGAGAGATTAATGTTCGTTTGTCGGATGTAGTCAATTTGGGAGGTCGTCTGAATATTGATCAGTACACTATGCAACAGGAAGAAGAAGCATGGCATATGCCTAAAATGAAACTGGCCGCAAATGCACGTTTTAACATCTCTGAAAAACTGTATATCGATGCAGAGGCACTGTTCCAGGGAGATACCTATGCCCGTGAATATACATACACCGTCAATGGAAGTACAGTAGATATTTCTCAAGGATATAAGAAAGTGACATTACCATCTTTCTTTGACCTGAATGCCGGAGCAGAGTACCGTGCAACTAAACATTTAGGGATCTTTGTGAAAGCAAATAATATATTCAATAAAGAATACCAACGCTACCAGTACTACCCTCGTTTAGGATTTAATATACTGGGAGGGCTTAATTACTCCTTTTAA
- a CDS encoding glycosyltransferase family 117 protein, translating to MNYTKINNLLGWLCAIIATVVYVMTAERTVSWWDCGEFIASAYKLQIVHQPGAPLFLMLQNIFSNLAMGDTMRIAFWMNIGSAVSSGLTILFLFWTVTALARKVLVTQGEEISSVALIQIMGAGVVGALAYAFTDTFWFSAVESEVYAMSSLCTAVVFWAILKWEHHADEKGADKWLVFIAYVMGLSIGVHLLNLLAIPAIALVIYFRRTNKATSKGAISALLLGVVILGLILWGIIQFSVKFAAYFDLFFVNTLGLGFGSGVTFFLILLMGALIFGIWYSVKKVKPLLNIALLCTAFVIFGYSSFAMIMVRAKANPTLNNSDPENAFTFLSYLNREQYGDEPLMKGKYFDAQPISSKETGNVYRKDGNKYVVAKKKVDYEYDRETIFPRIYSDRGGHPMYYRDYLNLGENEQPTFGDNLKFFFGYQIGHMYGRYFLWNFAGRQNDQQGNGTFTEGNWISGIKQPVDQMHVGGQKALPTSVITDPSYNKYFFLPLIIGLIGAFWHFGRRQRDAGIVGLLFFFTGLAIVLYLNQSPLQPRERDYAYAGSFYAFSIWIGLGVVAIADFLRKKVDPKLAGYIATAVCIIGGPVILIAQNWNDHNRSEKYLARDMARNYLESCAPNAILFTYGDNDTYPLWYVQEVEGFRTDIRVVNLSLLSSDWYMKQMMQKVNNADALPMNIDPEKIKDGVRDIIYYQDAGIPGYVNLKDLLTIMLSDDPQYQAQLQSGEMVNYLPTKKMFLPVDKQAVLANKVVPKDWNEAITDSLVWTYNKNIVSRAELAMMSLIANNNWKRPVYFTITVPDENFMGLDRYLVSEGFALRLMPVDMGIKEGGGRALIDPAAVYNNVLNKFKWGNIANASYIDPDSYRYISLYVGSIYGDAISRLEAQGKMAEAKNLALDAYKNMPKRVYGMPETLSYWTVIEALYKTGEKQKADEILSRNLKFIKENIAYYQAIAETKPDLEGRNIQYGFYALSRYKDILATQGNNPLAKEVDGLINQLTQQYHIQQ from the coding sequence ATGAACTATACTAAAATTAATAACCTGCTTGGGTGGCTGTGCGCTATTATTGCTACAGTAGTGTATGTGATGACCGCCGAAAGAACGGTGAGTTGGTGGGACTGTGGTGAGTTTATTGCCTCTGCGTACAAACTTCAGATCGTTCACCAACCTGGGGCTCCTTTATTCCTGATGCTTCAAAATATCTTCTCTAACCTCGCAATGGGAGATACAATGCGGATTGCATTTTGGATGAATATCGGTTCTGCAGTATCCAGTGGATTGACTATTTTATTTTTATTCTGGACAGTAACGGCTTTAGCCCGTAAAGTGCTGGTCACACAAGGAGAAGAGATCTCTTCCGTTGCTTTGATCCAGATTATGGGAGCTGGTGTAGTAGGAGCATTAGCATACGCATTTACAGATACATTTTGGTTCTCAGCTGTTGAATCTGAAGTATATGCCATGTCATCACTATGTACTGCTGTGGTATTCTGGGCTATATTGAAATGGGAGCATCATGCAGATGAGAAGGGCGCAGATAAATGGCTGGTATTTATTGCCTACGTAATGGGACTTTCCATTGGTGTTCACTTATTGAATTTATTGGCTATTCCGGCTATCGCATTAGTGATCTACTTTCGCAGGACAAATAAAGCTACCTCAAAAGGAGCAATCTCCGCCTTGTTATTAGGTGTTGTGATATTAGGCCTTATACTTTGGGGAATTATACAATTCTCTGTCAAATTTGCAGCTTACTTCGATCTGTTCTTTGTCAATACATTAGGACTTGGATTCGGTTCAGGAGTTACATTCTTCCTGATATTACTGATGGGAGCTCTGATCTTCGGAATCTGGTATTCTGTCAAAAAAGTAAAACCTTTATTAAATATAGCATTGCTATGTACGGCATTTGTGATCTTCGGATATAGTTCATTTGCGATGATCATGGTGCGTGCAAAGGCAAATCCTACATTGAACAACAGTGATCCGGAGAATGCGTTTACATTCCTGAGTTACCTCAACAGGGAGCAATATGGGGATGAGCCGCTGATGAAAGGTAAATATTTCGATGCGCAGCCCATCAGTTCCAAAGAGACAGGTAATGTATACCGGAAAGACGGAAATAAATATGTAGTGGCTAAGAAAAAAGTGGATTATGAGTATGATCGGGAGACGATTTTTCCACGCATATACAGTGACCGAGGTGGCCACCCTATGTATTATCGTGATTACCTTAATCTGGGTGAAAATGAACAACCTACATTCGGAGATAATCTTAAATTTTTCTTCGGTTATCAGATAGGTCATATGTATGGTCGCTATTTCCTTTGGAATTTTGCAGGCAGACAGAATGATCAGCAGGGTAACGGGACATTTACGGAGGGTAACTGGATCTCAGGTATCAAACAGCCTGTGGATCAGATGCATGTAGGTGGTCAGAAAGCTTTGCCAACCTCTGTAATTACCGATCCGTCTTACAATAAATATTTCTTCCTGCCACTTATCATTGGTCTGATCGGTGCATTCTGGCATTTCGGCAGAAGACAACGTGACGCGGGTATTGTGGGACTTTTGTTTTTCTTTACAGGACTGGCTATTGTACTTTACCTGAATCAATCTCCATTGCAACCGCGTGAACGTGATTATGCATATGCAGGATCTTTCTATGCATTTAGTATATGGATAGGATTGGGTGTCGTGGCTATAGCTGATTTCCTTAGAAAGAAAGTAGATCCTAAACTTGCCGGATATATTGCTACAGCAGTATGTATCATAGGTGGTCCTGTTATTCTTATTGCGCAAAACTGGAATGATCATAATCGATCAGAAAAATATCTGGCCCGTGATATGGCCCGCAATTATCTGGAGTCTTGTGCGCCTAATGCTATCTTATTTACCTACGGAGATAATGATACGTATCCCTTGTGGTATGTACAGGAGGTAGAAGGATTCCGTACAGATATTAGAGTGGTCAACCTGAGTCTGTTAAGCTCGGATTGGTACATGAAACAGATGATGCAGAAGGTAAATAATGCAGATGCTTTACCTATGAATATTGATCCCGAAAAGATCAAAGACGGTGTCCGTGATATTATTTACTATCAGGATGCTGGTATTCCGGGATATGTAAATCTTAAAGACCTGTTGACAATTATGTTGTCTGACGATCCTCAGTATCAGGCGCAGTTACAGAGTGGGGAGATGGTCAACTATCTTCCGACAAAGAAAATGTTCCTGCCAGTAGACAAACAAGCAGTACTGGCTAATAAAGTTGTACCTAAGGACTGGAATGAAGCCATTACTGACTCACTGGTATGGACCTATAATAAAAATATCGTTTCCAGAGCTGAACTGGCAATGATGTCCCTAATTGCTAATAATAATTGGAAAAGACCTGTTTACTTTACTATTACCGTTCCTGATGAAAACTTTATGGGATTAGATCGCTATTTGGTTTCAGAAGGATTTGCCCTTCGTCTTATGCCTGTGGATATGGGAATAAAAGAAGGAGGAGGGCGTGCGCTGATAGATCCGGCAGCAGTATATAATAATGTACTGAATAAATTTAAGTGGGGTAATATTGCAAATGCATCTTATATCGATCCGGATTCTTACCGCTATATTTCGTTGTATGTCGGAAGTATCTATGGTGATGCAATCTCTCGTCTGGAGGCACAGGGAAAAATGGCTGAAGCCAAAAATCTGGCATTAGATGCATACAAGAATATGCCTAAACGTGTCTACGGTATGCCGGAGACATTGAGCTACTGGACGGTAATCGAAGCATTGTACAAAACGGGTGAGAAGCAAAAGGCCGATGAGATACTTTCTCGTAACCTGAAATTCATTAAAGAAAATATTGCTTACTACCAGGCTATTGCAGAGACAAAACCAGATCTGGAAGGGCGTAATATACAATACGGATTCTATGCGTTATCGAGGTATAAAGATATATTAGCGACACAAGGCAATAATCCGTTGGCAAAAGAAGTAGATGGACTGATCAATCAGTTGACACAGCAGTATCATATACAGCAATAA
- a CDS encoding aspartate carbamoyltransferase catalytic subunit has product MSSSAEQLSTRHLLGIKDLNEKDINLILDTAANFKDVLNRPIKKVPSLRDITIANVFFENSTRTRLSFELAEKRLSADTINFAASSSSVSKGETLIDTVNNILAMKVDMIVMRHPYAGAGVFLSKHVDAQIVNAGDGAHEHPTQALLDSFSIRERYGDVAGRKVAIIGDVLHSRVALSNILCLQKQGAEVMVCGPTTLIPKYIQSLGVKVEHDLRKALNWCDVANMLRIQLERQDIAYFPSLREYSMLYGLNKEILDSLDKEIIIMHPGPINRGVEITSDVADSKHSIILDQVENGVAVRMAVLYLLAGKRG; this is encoded by the coding sequence ATGTCATCTTCAGCAGAACAACTAAGTACACGTCACCTCTTAGGAATAAAAGATCTGAATGAAAAGGATATTAATTTGATTCTCGATACCGCTGCGAACTTCAAAGATGTCCTCAACCGTCCTATTAAGAAGGTGCCTTCTCTTAGAGATATTACGATTGCCAATGTGTTTTTTGAAAATTCGACGCGCACAAGACTGTCGTTTGAATTGGCGGAAAAAAGACTTTCTGCAGACACGATCAATTTTGCAGCTTCATCTTCATCCGTAAGTAAGGGAGAAACACTGATCGATACAGTCAATAATATTTTGGCGATGAAGGTCGATATGATTGTTATGAGACATCCTTATGCCGGGGCTGGTGTATTCCTGAGTAAGCATGTCGATGCACAGATTGTCAATGCCGGAGACGGAGCACATGAGCACCCGACACAGGCATTGTTAGATTCGTTTTCGATTCGTGAGCGTTACGGAGACGTTGCCGGACGTAAAGTAGCGATTATCGGAGATGTACTGCATTCCAGAGTGGCCTTATCTAATATCCTCTGTCTTCAGAAACAAGGGGCTGAGGTAATGGTATGTGGTCCGACTACATTGATTCCTAAATATATACAGTCTTTGGGCGTAAAAGTGGAACATGATCTCCGTAAAGCACTCAACTGGTGCGATGTAGCCAATATGTTGCGTATACAGCTGGAACGTCAGGATATTGCCTACTTTCCATCTCTGCGAGAATATTCCATGCTTTACGGATTAAATAAAGAAATTCTGGATTCGCTGGATAAAGAAATTATCATTATGCACCCCGGTCCCATTAATCGCGGGGTAGAGATTACGTCCGATGTGGCAGATAGTAAACACTCTATTATCCTTGATCAGGTCGAAAACGGAGTTGCAGTACGTATGGCTGTACTCTATTTACTAGCCGGAAAAAGAGGGTAG
- a CDS encoding APC family permease, which yields MKNQLKLWDAVMIVMGSMIGSGIFIVSSDIMRQLGSGWWMIIVWLITAVMTVAAAICYGELSALFPKAGGQYTYLTEVFGKMTGFLYGWSLFTVIQTGTIAAVAVAFGKFTAYLIPELNNAAPIFQYGDIKITWIQLIAISIILLLTFINTKGVQSGKIVQSIFTSSKILALVVLIVGGLFMIRQNFFTENLASGLQAFQNLKGEGWKEISGSMVMGGVAAAMVGAVFSSVAWENVTFVAGEIDNPKRNVVRAMVMGTALVMVLYLFCNFIYLAALGRDEIAFAENDRVAVAAAEKILGHSGTIIMAILVMISTFGCVNGIVLSGARVFQTMAKDGLFLRVAISNNKQGVPEKSLWIQGIWASLLCLSGQYGDLLDMISFVIVLFYMLTVFGVMWLRWKKPDLERPYRTFLYPLTPVLYLLIGTAFCILLIVFKPQYTWPGFILVLIGVPVYYFINRRQKVHVG from the coding sequence ATGAAAAATCAACTAAAGCTTTGGGATGCTGTCATGATCGTAATGGGATCAATGATCGGTAGCGGTATTTTTATTGTCTCTTCTGATATTATGCGACAACTGGGGTCTGGTTGGTGGATGATTATTGTATGGTTGATCACAGCTGTAATGACTGTTGCAGCAGCGATCTGTTATGGAGAATTATCTGCACTATTCCCGAAAGCCGGGGGACAATATACCTACCTTACAGAAGTTTTCGGTAAAATGACCGGGTTTCTGTACGGATGGAGCCTGTTTACCGTTATCCAGACAGGTACTATTGCCGCGGTAGCTGTGGCTTTTGGTAAATTTACAGCCTACCTGATTCCTGAGTTGAATAATGCTGCACCAATATTCCAGTATGGAGATATTAAGATTACCTGGATTCAGCTTATAGCTATTTCCATTATCCTGCTGCTTACCTTTATTAACACAAAGGGGGTACAAAGCGGAAAAATTGTACAATCCATCTTTACGAGTTCCAAGATACTGGCTTTGGTAGTCCTGATTGTTGGTGGTCTCTTTATGATCCGGCAGAATTTTTTTACTGAAAATCTGGCATCGGGTCTTCAGGCTTTTCAGAATCTGAAAGGAGAGGGTTGGAAAGAGATATCAGGGAGTATGGTCATGGGTGGAGTGGCAGCAGCCATGGTGGGTGCGGTATTCAGTAGTGTGGCCTGGGAAAATGTGACATTTGTGGCCGGAGAGATTGATAATCCCAAACGCAATGTCGTCCGTGCAATGGTTATGGGTACTGCATTGGTAATGGTACTTTATCTGTTCTGTAATTTTATCTATCTGGCTGCATTAGGACGCGATGAAATAGCCTTTGCTGAGAATGACAGGGTTGCAGTGGCAGCAGCTGAAAAGATACTTGGCCATAGCGGAACAATTATCATGGCGATTCTGGTTATGATCTCTACGTTCGGTTGTGTCAACGGTATCGTTCTTTCCGGTGCCCGCGTATTTCAGACCATGGCCAAAGACGGTCTTTTTCTACGTGTAGCAATCTCCAATAATAAACAGGGCGTTCCTGAAAAATCACTATGGATTCAAGGTATATGGGCTTCCTTATTATGCCTGAGCGGACAATATGGAGATCTGTTGGATATGATATCTTTTGTGATTGTGCTTTTCTATATGTTGACCGTATTTGGAGTGATGTGGTTGAGATGGAAAAAACCGGATTTGGAAAGACCTTACCGTACATTTCTTTATCCTCTGACTCCTGTTTTATACTTACTGATAGGAACAGCTTTCTGTATATTACTGATTGTTTTCAAACCCCAATATACCTGGCCGGGATTTATTCTGGTATTAATCGGTGTACCTGTATATTATTTTATTAACAGACGCCAAAAGGTACATGTCGGATAA